A window of Bos taurus isolate L1 Dominette 01449 registration number 42190680 breed Hereford chromosome 8, ARS-UCD2.0, whole genome shotgun sequence contains these coding sequences:
- the LOC100335490 gene encoding interferon alpha-G, which translates to MAPAWSFLLALLLLSCNAICSLGCHLPHTHSLANRRVLMLLQQLRRVSPSSCLQDRNDFAFPQEALGGSQLQKAQAISVLHEVTQHAFQLFSTEGSAITWDESLLDKLRTALDQQLTDLQFCLRQEEGLRGAPLLKEDSSLAVRKYFHRLTLYLQEKRHSPCAWEVVRAEVMRAFSSSTNLQERFRRKD; encoded by the coding sequence ATGGCCCCAGCCTGGTCCTTCctcctggccctgctgctgctcagCTGCAACGCCATCTGCTCTCTGGGCTGCCACCTGCCTCACACCCACAGCCTGGCCAACAGGAGGGTCCTGATGCTCCTGCAACAACTGAGGAgggtctccccttcctcctgcctgcaGGACAGAAATGACTTCGCATTCCCCCAGGAGGCGCTGGGTGGCAGCCAGTTGCAGAAGGCTCAAGCCATCTCTGTGCTCCACGAGGTGACCCAGCACGCCTTCCAGCTCTTCAGCACAGAGGGCTCGGCCATCACGTGGGACGAGAGCCTCCTGGACAAGCTCCGCACTGCACTGGATCAGCAGCTCACTGACCTGCAATTCTGtctgaggcaggaggaggggctgcGAGGGGCTCCCCTGCTCAAGGAGGACTCCAGCCTGGCTGTGAGGAAATATTTCCACAGACTCACTCTCTATCTGCAAGAGAAGAGACACAGCCCTTGTGCCTGGGAGGTTGTCAGAGCAGAAGTCATGAGAGCCTTCTCTTCCTCAACAAACTTGCAGGAGAGATTCAGGAGAAAGGACTGA
- the LOC781948 gene encoding interferon omega-1, translating to MAFMLSLLMALVLVSYGLGGSLGCDLSQNHMLVGRKNLRLLGQMRRLSPRFCLQDRKDFAFPQEMVEGGQLQEAQAFSVLHEMLQQTFNLFHTERSSAAWDTTLLEQLRTGLHQQLDDLDTCLGPVTGEEDSALGRMGPTLAVKRYFQGIHVYLKEKEYSDCAWEIVRLEIMRALSSSTNLQERLRMKDGDLNSP from the coding sequence ATGGCCTTCATGCTCTCTCTACTGATGGCCCTGGTGCTGGTCAGCTATGGCCTGGGAGGATCGCTGGGCTGTGACCTGTCTCAGAACCACATGCTGGTTGGAAGAAAGAACCTCAGGCTCCTGGGCCAAATGAGGAGACTCTCCCCTCGCTTCTGTCTGCAGGACAGAAAAGACTTCGCTTtcccccaggagatggtggagggtgGCCAGCTCCAGGAGGCCCAGGCCTTCTCTGTGCTCCACGAGATGCTCCAGCAGACCTTCAACCTCTTCCACACAGAGCGCTCCTCTGCTGCCTGGGACACCACCCTCCTGGAGCAGCTCCGCACTGGACTCCATCAGCAGCTGGACGACCTGGATACCTGCCTGGGCCCGGTGACGGGAGAGGAAGACTCTGCGCTGGGAAGGATGGGCCCCACACTGGCCGTGAAGAGGTACTTCCAGGGCATCCATGTCTACCTGAAAGAGAAGGAATACAGCGACTGCGCCTGGGAAATCGTCAGACTGGAAATCATGAGAGCCTTGTCTTCATCAACCAACTTGCAAGAAAGGTTAAGAATGAAGGACGGAGACCTGAACTCACCTTGA